GCAGCACCCAGCTTAATGCGGCCACCGGCAAGCCGTTGGGAACCACCACGTATTCGTTGGCCAATGGCGACGTGGAGGCGGCCTACATGGTGAAGCAGGGCACCTACTACTACCTGTTTATCAACCGTGGCAGCTGCTGCAACGGCATCAATAGTACCTATACCGTCCGGGTGGGTCGCTCTACCAGTGTGAGCGGCCCGTTTCTGGACCAGAGCGGTAACGACCTGAACAGCAACGGCGGTACGCTGGTACTGGGCAGCGGCGGCCGCTACATTGGGGCCGGGCACGCGGGCATCTTTACCGAGGGCGGCGTCAACTACTTTTCCCACCACTACTACGATGGCGAGGACAATGGCGCGCCCAAGCTGAACCTGGCCAAGCTGACGTGGAGCGCCACGGGCTGGCCCATCATCAGCCGCGACTGGGTGGCGGCGGGCCGCTACGAAATCAAGAACCAACTGAGCAACTTGGTCTGGGATGCCTGGGGCTGCACCGGTGCTGCAGGCCAGATGATTGCGCAGGGCACCCCGTCCGGAATAAACTGCCAGCGCTGGGACTTCACGGCCCTGGGCAACGGCGAGTACAAAATCACCAACGCCCTGGGCGGACTGGCTGCCGATGTGGTGGGCTGCTCAGCCGCGGCCGGGGCCAAGCTGCAGCTGTTGGCCTACAGTGGCGCCGCCTGCCAGCGCTTCCGCATCGACCGGGCCAACGACGGCACGCTAGTTCTGGCCTCGGCCAATGGTAATAGGGTAGTGGAAGTGCCCAATGCGGCCACCACTGCCGGGCAGCAGCTCGGGCTCTGGGATTACAACGGTTGTGCCTGCCAGCACTGGAGCCTGACGGCAGTGGGGGGCACGCTGGCTACGACCGGGAGCGGGCAGTTGCCAGGCGTGAGTATATACCCGGTTCCGGCCACGCAGACCGGCTTTACCATCGAGCTTGACGCTGCGGCTGGGGCTGGAGCTACCTACGTCAGTGTATCGGATGTGGCCGGGCGCACTTTGTACCAGGGTGAGTTTGGCGCCCGGCAGCAGAAGATGCTGGTTGCTAAGTCGTTGCCAGTGGGTCTGTACCTAGTGCGCGTGCAACGTGGCGGGCGTATGACCACGCAAAAAATCACGGTGCACTAAAGCCTTCGGACGCGGCCTGATGGGAGAAGGAAAAACGAGGAGACAATTAGTGGTGCACAAACGATTGTGTAGATGCGAAAGTTTATCTACTTTACGCACCAAATAACTGGCTGAGCCAGCTGTACTGCAGCGTTGGATGGCAGTTAGCTTATTGTATAATCGTCTGGTAATGAGCATGCAGATTGGTATTTAGTCATGCACAATCCATTGTTAAGACCCCACCCGCCAACTATGGCTGCCTTCGACTCTTGCTATTCCGTCGCTGCCTTTATGAATTCCCACCTTCTTTCCGCTCATGACTAACACTAAAAATACTACCGGCCGACTGCTTGGGGGGCTGGTTGCCGTAACCGGCTTGCTGGCCCTGGCAGCCTGTAACCAAACATCCTCGCCGGAGCAGGGTGCTAGTTCGCCCAGCGCCAGCGAACCGGCCCAAAACCAGACGACGGCCGCTGTTCCCACTTCCGCTTCCTTCGGCAAGACCACGGACGGCACCGAAGTCCAGCTCTA
Above is a genomic segment from Hymenobacter cellulosivorans containing:
- a CDS encoding family 43 glycosylhydrolase, giving the protein MTSTVLPPRRGLSWLIMLLMLLARPQAQALQGFTGVHDPSTIVKEGDKYWIFATGQGIYSMYSTDLVNWTPGPRAVFVNNAYPSWINTKVPGFQGTFWAPECVFRNGKYYLYYSCSTFGSKVSAIGLATNVTLDPTSPNYRWEDQGEVVSSNAASAANAIDPAVFQDSNGDAWLLYGSFFGGIRSTQLNAATGKPLGTTTYSLANGDVEAAYMVKQGTYYYLFINRGSCCNGINSTYTVRVGRSTSVSGPFLDQSGNDLNSNGGTLVLGSGGRYIGAGHAGIFTEGGVNYFSHHYYDGEDNGAPKLNLAKLTWSATGWPIISRDWVAAGRYEIKNQLSNLVWDAWGCTGAAGQMIAQGTPSGINCQRWDFTALGNGEYKITNALGGLAADVVGCSAAAGAKLQLLAYSGAACQRFRIDRANDGTLVLASANGNRVVEVPNAATTAGQQLGLWDYNGCACQHWSLTAVGGTLATTGSGQLPGVSIYPVPATQTGFTIELDAAAGAGATYVSVSDVAGRTLYQGEFGARQQKMLVAKSLPVGLYLVRVQRGGRMTTQKITVH